The sequence below is a genomic window from Glycine max cultivar Williams 82 chromosome 20, Glycine_max_v4.0, whole genome shotgun sequence.
ACATGCTTGTTTAAATTTTCCCTGGCTTTGGAAACTGATCCTTCATCCGCAACTTTTGTTGAAGTTGCATAGGTTTCGTATGAGCAACCAGATTTTCCAAACCAAGACTTGAGATAAGCCCTCGAAGCCTTCAACTTTGAACCTAGTGAAGACTGCTTCAGTTTCTTAGTCCATGACTTCTTCTGGTTTTCAGCAACAAATCCACTTGTATCTGTTGGGTAGTCAAAGTTGTAATACTCTTCAGGGATTAGTTCCCTACTTACTTGACAAGAATCAGATGGAGAGATGTTGCAGGATTCAAATGGGGTGCCTGCAGTAGGTGTTGTGTAGGTAGTGGCTAGAGGAGTGCTATAGAACTCTTCAAAGATATCGTTTTCCTTGTCAAAAGGAGTGGGGGAGTTTTGAAGGAGTTTTTCAACCATTTGTAACCGAGGAGGAAGGTGAAGAGGGAGGAGCTTTCCTTTGTAGAAAAGCTCATCAGCTGGTGAGGTTGTTGTTTCTTTCTCTTGAACAATGGAGGACATTTGGAACTCAAATTCTCTAGGCTGTGGATGAGATTGAGAATGGCAGAAGAAGTTGGTGTATGAGTTGACTTCCATGTCAATGTAATCATCTTCTGCAGGGTCACATGCAAAGAATGTAGTAGCCATTTAAGCCTCTCAGGTACACAAACTCAGGTATTTTGGACTTCTTCCTATGAGGGGATAACAACTGCTAATGATAGTTGAGCTTTTATCATGGAAAAATGAAGAGTGGTACTAGTACTGCTTTTGAAAGTGCATAAAATGATATATTCAAAAAGCAGTATCCT
It includes:
- the LOC100801711 gene encoding probable membrane-associated kinase regulator 4 gives rise to the protein MATTFFACDPAEDDYIDMEVNSYTNFFCHSQSHPQPREFEFQMSSIVQEKETTTSPADELFYKGKLLPLHLPPRLQMVEKLLQNSPTPFDKENDIFEEFYSTPLATTYTTPTAGTPFESCNISPSDSCQVSRELIPEEYYNFDYPTDTSGFVAENQKKSWTKKLKQSSLGSKLKASRAYLKSWFGKSGCSYETYATSTKVADEGSVSKARENLNKHVQVAKKNAYGQIHRDRYQPSNSVMRSYKEKTSEDRSNQHRRSFSVGIKLLSGNKSSSTSSISGSTSFSFSNKSYGCQARQLLKRCSSANSEIENSIQGAIAHCKKSQQMFSSKKTASEVGIYSMFASRTSVCEDHERVEL